From the Priestia koreensis genome, one window contains:
- a CDS encoding RQC-minor-2 family DNA-binding protein, translated as MAIPSQLVVEFTDYDYLTFIPIGRKNKAVRSLANKHTRGLLTRINHAVSQTLSNYSDADQLQLSTFLFKNQHSGFPLAINREEEIFPHLWKPDTFLWKEQSAQTGVPLHLEQCYKQDITTLSKEQLQTHIHNVIRDYMFCAQISQNNRENWLHSMNEAFHNHPFIKLYHQYEQRIEAIERVAASPLLFSMKQPEKVAYWRERVEIIMRPFRMWSKEEFHEGLDAYSEVTLSFEAREKQIVVKDTTGGTILVYHVPSQTVMLKEEVDVELASKRLYTTSEQLKELMLLNPELIQSLHSIQHWKDRIEHDSSVINEINNLQKELETWSMSPIEIPHLLSWIHALMDLKAPRTTDEETIEWLSFFQLEDVSILSHLSSYKTIAKQTEWLHALTSLKNQLQEEINGLQEKFLQDSLDVGKITLTPHQLYDTLSLIHDLRDSVSGQLYTQLLTGHSTNNIRQRKLDEHKGYGALANQKEKYLYSMFETLQKWEIISKLRQGYTLTPKGHVIHSHMSHHM; from the coding sequence ATGGCGATTCCATCACAACTTGTCGTTGAGTTTACCGACTATGATTACCTAACCTTCATCCCGATTGGGCGAAAAAATAAAGCCGTTCGTTCGCTGGCAAACAAGCATACAAGAGGACTGTTAACACGTATTAATCATGCCGTCTCCCAAACATTAAGCAACTATTCCGATGCGGACCAGCTACAACTCTCCACTTTCTTGTTTAAAAATCAGCATAGTGGTTTTCCACTAGCTATTAATAGAGAGGAAGAAATTTTTCCTCATTTATGGAAACCTGATACGTTTTTATGGAAAGAACAGAGCGCACAAACAGGTGTCCCTCTCCACTTGGAACAGTGCTATAAGCAGGATATTACGACGTTAAGCAAGGAGCAGCTTCAGACACATATTCATAACGTCATAAGAGACTATATGTTTTGTGCACAGATCAGCCAAAACAATCGCGAGAACTGGCTTCATTCAATGAACGAAGCATTTCATAACCATCCGTTCATTAAGCTGTATCACCAGTATGAACAACGTATTGAAGCAATTGAGCGCGTGGCAGCCTCTCCACTACTCTTTTCGATGAAGCAGCCTGAAAAAGTAGCGTATTGGCGAGAACGTGTGGAGATTATTATGCGACCATTTCGTATGTGGTCAAAAGAGGAGTTCCATGAAGGTCTTGATGCCTATTCAGAAGTGACGTTATCCTTTGAAGCGAGAGAGAAGCAGATCGTTGTGAAGGATACAACAGGTGGGACCATTTTAGTGTACCACGTTCCCTCACAAACGGTCATGCTGAAAGAAGAAGTTGATGTTGAGCTCGCTAGCAAACGTCTGTATACGACAAGCGAGCAATTAAAAGAGTTGATGTTATTAAACCCGGAACTCATTCAATCGCTTCATTCCATCCAGCATTGGAAAGATCGGATCGAGCATGACTCTTCCGTGATTAACGAAATAAATAATTTACAAAAAGAACTTGAAACATGGAGTATGTCACCTATTGAGATTCCCCACTTGCTGTCATGGATTCATGCGCTCATGGATCTCAAGGCCCCGCGCACAACGGACGAAGAAACCATTGAGTGGCTCTCATTCTTTCAGTTAGAGGACGTCTCAATTTTATCTCACCTTTCTTCATATAAGACGATCGCGAAGCAAACGGAGTGGCTACATGCACTCACATCTCTAAAGAATCAGCTTCAAGAAGAGATTAACGGACTACAAGAGAAGTTTCTGCAGGATTCGTTAGACGTAGGAAAGATCACGCTAACGCCTCATCAATTATACGACACGCTGTCGTTAATTCATGATTTACGTGACTCTGTATCAGGGCAGCTCTACACACAGCTTTTAACAGGGCATTCAACAAATAATATTCGGCAACGAAAGCTCGATGAACACAAGGGGTACGGAGCTCTTGCCAATCAAAAAGAAAAATATTTATATTCGATGTTTGAAACGCTCCAAAAGTGGGAAATCATTAGTAAACTAAGACAAGGCTATACTCTCACTCCGAAGGGCCATGTCATTCACTCACATATGTCTCATCACATGTAA
- the recQ gene encoding DNA helicase RecQ, with protein MMQEATRYLKSYFGYDQFRQGQEDIIQNVLNGHHTAGIMPTGGGKSLCYQIPALVLPGITLVISPLISLMKDQVDALEQVGIHATYINSTLTAGEADRRLEEVSMGECRILYIAPERLESPFFMQQLENLPISLVAVDEAHCISQWGHDFRPSYLRIHRFVKELSSQPTVLALTATATPQVQEDICAQLSIPQESTFITGFERSNLSFNVVKGQDADDFLQQYLKKNPGESGIIYAATRKDVDALYERLNKSGIETGRYHAGLNEKERSDQQERFLRDDVTIMVATNAFGMGIDKSNVRFVIHYQLPKNMESYYQEAGRAGRDGLESECILLYSPQDVQVQRYLIDQSMNEEKKKQELQKLHQMRDYCHTEGCLQAFILHYFGDHNATECGKCSNCTDDRDSVDVTKETQMVLSCMIRMGQRFGKTLIAQVLTGSNNKKVIDMRFNQLPTYGIMKDKTAKEVSEFIDFLTSEQIIGISGGQYPVLIVTENGKSVLQGTHPVMRKEQVEVVQVAVDDELFEKLRQLRKAIADEENVPPFVIFSDQTLQDISRRLPLSKEELLMVKGIGEQKKERYGDRFLQVVEDYKREHPDREPIVEEVKVKKKPKRSSSKEGSHLVTFEMYEQGQSIEEIAKSRDLSLVTVENHLLRAAEDGKSIEWETFFTHEQEKQVEEAIREVGEGFLKPIKEALPSDISYFVIKAILAKRQLMNQ; from the coding sequence ATGATGCAAGAAGCAACGCGCTATTTAAAAAGTTATTTCGGATATGATCAGTTTCGACAAGGACAAGAGGATATTATTCAAAATGTCTTAAACGGTCATCACACGGCAGGCATCATGCCCACAGGAGGCGGGAAATCACTTTGCTATCAAATTCCTGCTCTCGTCCTTCCAGGGATAACGCTTGTGATCTCACCGCTTATCTCTTTAATGAAAGACCAAGTGGACGCTCTCGAGCAAGTAGGGATTCATGCGACGTATATTAATAGTACGTTAACGGCAGGTGAAGCAGATCGGCGCCTAGAGGAAGTGAGCATGGGAGAATGTCGCATTTTGTATATCGCGCCTGAACGATTAGAGTCACCTTTTTTCATGCAGCAGCTTGAAAACTTACCTATTTCGCTTGTTGCAGTAGATGAAGCTCACTGTATATCCCAGTGGGGGCATGATTTTCGACCAAGCTACTTGCGTATTCATCGCTTTGTAAAAGAGCTCTCGTCTCAACCGACTGTGTTAGCATTAACCGCAACGGCCACTCCACAAGTACAGGAAGATATTTGTGCGCAGCTGTCGATTCCACAAGAATCCACTTTTATTACCGGATTTGAACGCAGTAATTTATCCTTTAACGTTGTAAAAGGTCAAGATGCAGATGATTTTCTACAGCAGTACCTTAAAAAAAATCCAGGAGAATCGGGCATTATTTACGCGGCCACACGAAAAGACGTGGATGCATTATATGAGCGATTGAACAAAAGTGGCATTGAAACAGGGCGTTATCATGCTGGATTAAACGAGAAGGAGCGTTCAGATCAGCAGGAACGTTTCTTACGAGACGATGTGACGATTATGGTCGCAACGAATGCATTCGGAATGGGCATTGATAAAAGTAACGTGCGCTTTGTCATTCATTATCAGCTTCCTAAAAATATGGAGAGCTACTACCAAGAAGCAGGGCGTGCGGGGCGAGATGGTTTAGAAAGCGAATGTATATTGTTATATTCGCCTCAGGACGTCCAAGTACAGCGCTATTTAATTGATCAATCCATGAACGAGGAAAAGAAGAAGCAGGAGCTGCAAAAGCTTCATCAAATGCGCGATTATTGTCATACAGAAGGCTGCTTGCAAGCATTTATCCTTCACTATTTTGGCGATCATAACGCAACGGAATGCGGAAAATGTAGCAACTGCACAGATGATCGAGACTCAGTGGATGTGACAAAAGAAACACAAATGGTGCTCTCTTGTATGATTCGCATGGGACAGCGATTTGGAAAAACGTTGATTGCGCAAGTGTTAACGGGTTCCAACAACAAGAAAGTTATCGATATGCGTTTTAATCAGCTTCCTACGTACGGGATTATGAAGGATAAAACGGCTAAAGAAGTTAGTGAATTTATTGATTTCCTGACTTCTGAACAGATTATTGGCATTTCGGGAGGACAATATCCTGTTTTAATCGTCACGGAAAATGGGAAGAGCGTGCTTCAAGGGACGCATCCTGTCATGCGAAAAGAACAGGTAGAGGTCGTGCAAGTCGCGGTCGATGACGAGCTCTTTGAAAAGCTCCGTCAGCTTCGTAAAGCAATTGCGGATGAAGAGAACGTGCCTCCTTTTGTCATTTTCTCGGATCAAACGCTTCAAGATATATCGCGGAGACTTCCGCTCTCAAAAGAGGAGCTGTTGATGGTAAAAGGAATCGGGGAACAAAAGAAAGAGCGCTACGGAGATCGTTTTCTTCAAGTAGTAGAAGACTATAAGCGTGAACATCCTGACCGCGAGCCGATTGTAGAGGAAGTGAAAGTAAAGAAAAAACCAAAGCGATCAAGTTCAAAGGAAGGGTCCCATTTAGTCACGTTTGAGATGTATGAACAAGGACAATCAATTGAAGAGATTGCCAAAAGCCGCGACCTTTCGCTTGTAACAGTCGAAAATCATTTATTGCGTGCGGCAGAAGACGGTAAAAGCATTGAGTGGGAGACGTTTTTTACACATGAACAAGAAAAACAAGTGGAAGAGGCCATTCGTGAAGTGGGAGAAGGCTTCCTGAAACCAATCAAAGAAGCTCTTCCGAGTGACATTAGTTATTTTGTTATTAAAGCTATTTTGGCAAAACGTCAATTAATGAATCAGTAG
- a CDS encoding cold-inducible protein YdjO-related protein, protein MYFAKKGIEEPAPIIENTVVYACEADSCNGWMREEFATADRSCPLCNSGMKQEVRELPQIKVEYNAYS, encoded by the coding sequence ATGTACTTTGCGAAAAAAGGAATCGAAGAACCAGCTCCAATTATTGAAAATACGGTTGTATACGCCTGTGAAGCAGACTCGTGTAACGGCTGGATGCGTGAGGAATTTGCGACAGCGGACAGAAGTTGTCCGTTATGCAACAGTGGGATGAAACAAGAAGTACGTGAGTTACCTCAAATTAAAGTTGAATATAACGCTTATTCATAA
- the proC gene encoding pyrroline-5-carboxylate reductase, with protein sequence MLNEQKVAFLGAGSMAEAMISGMVSAKKLSPHQIIATNKSNEDRLTELQEKYGITAISRDELVYEDVDVFILAMKPKDADAVLVDLKDKINPNQLVMSVLAGISTEFMEVRLHDNQPIIRVMPNTSSMMQESATAISTGQHVGMDHVLTAKELLSCIGEVYVIEEEKMDIFTGIAGSGPAYFYYLMEHIEKAAEEEGMPPELARQIGAQTILGAAKMIMNRDETPSELRENVTSPNGTTAAGLDALAENGGGRAIMAAVKGASSRSKEISKQLEKVHA encoded by the coding sequence ATGTTAAACGAACAAAAAGTTGCGTTTTTAGGCGCAGGATCGATGGCGGAAGCAATGATTTCCGGCATGGTTAGTGCAAAGAAATTATCTCCTCATCAAATTATTGCGACAAACAAAAGCAATGAAGATCGATTAACAGAATTACAAGAGAAATACGGCATTACGGCTATTTCAAGAGATGAATTGGTGTACGAAGACGTGGATGTGTTCATCTTAGCAATGAAACCGAAAGATGCAGATGCTGTTCTTGTTGATTTAAAAGATAAAATAAACCCTAATCAGTTGGTTATGTCTGTACTCGCGGGTATTTCAACGGAGTTTATGGAAGTCCGCTTGCATGACAATCAGCCGATTATTCGCGTTATGCCGAACACTTCTAGCATGATGCAGGAATCTGCTACTGCTATTTCAACTGGTCAACATGTGGGAATGGATCATGTGCTAACAGCAAAAGAATTGCTGTCTTGTATCGGTGAAGTATATGTGATTGAAGAAGAAAAAATGGACATTTTTACAGGGATTGCCGGAAGTGGCCCCGCGTATTTTTACTATTTGATGGAGCACATTGAAAAAGCGGCTGAAGAAGAAGGTATGCCACCAGAGCTTGCTCGTCAAATTGGAGCTCAGACGATTCTAGGTGCAGCTAAAATGATCATGAATCGTGATGAAACCCCCTCAGAGCTACGTGAGAACGTGACGTCACCCAACGGAACAACAGCAGCAGGACTAGATGCGTTAGCTGAAAATGGTGGTGGAAGGGCGATTATGGCTGCAGTAAAAGGAGCCTCTTCTCGTTCAAAAGAAATTAGTAAGCAATTAGAAAAAGTTCATGCATAA